In Paraflavitalea devenefica, the following are encoded in one genomic region:
- a CDS encoding FecR family protein — protein MSTERIWELMARKLAGEASEEELGELEQLLRTHPDLHVSIQTIADLWQYQAQSQDQASLDTSYRQHIARMQEMGIPIGQAPDDNALLLEGSRKPSRRRSVLLAAAGVTMIAVACFFYWWKSPASTKMTALAEKSPPSEIITRQGSRTRVQLPDGTHVWLNAGSKLTYDKEFNGSRREVTLTGEGYFDVVRNEKKPFIIHTEKMDVKVLGTRFNVKSYPNDKATEAALIHGSIEVSLKDRPLEKIILKPNEKIVVANRDTFLSVSNGPRSQKASLEPLVAIKHLTYQKEDSSIVETSWLDNKLVFEDEAFKDLALKMERWYGVSIIFKEEKTATMRFTGAFESETIEDAMRALKITATVNANTFNYTFQGKTIIISR, from the coding sequence ATGTCTACTGAACGAATTTGGGAATTGATGGCGCGGAAACTCGCGGGCGAAGCCTCTGAAGAAGAATTGGGGGAACTGGAACAGCTATTACGTACCCATCCTGACTTACATGTCTCTATCCAGACCATTGCCGACCTGTGGCAATATCAGGCGCAGTCACAGGACCAGGCATCCCTGGATACCAGTTACCGGCAACATATTGCCCGTATGCAGGAAATGGGTATCCCGATCGGTCAGGCGCCGGATGATAATGCCTTATTACTGGAAGGATCGCGTAAACCTTCCAGGCGCCGGTCCGTGCTGTTAGCAGCGGCAGGCGTAACCATGATCGCTGTGGCATGTTTTTTTTATTGGTGGAAGTCTCCTGCGTCCACAAAAATGACTGCCTTGGCCGAAAAAAGCCCGCCCAGTGAGATCATCACCCGGCAGGGCTCCAGGACCCGCGTGCAACTGCCTGATGGCACCCATGTATGGCTCAATGCCGGCAGCAAACTTACCTATGATAAAGAATTTAACGGCTCCAGGCGTGAAGTAACGCTCACCGGTGAGGGATACTTTGATGTAGTGAGGAACGAAAAGAAACCTTTCATCATTCACACGGAAAAAATGGATGTAAAAGTACTCGGCACACGGTTTAATGTGAAGTCATATCCCAATGACAAGGCCACCGAAGCCGCCCTCATTCATGGTAGTATTGAAGTATCGCTGAAAGACAGGCCATTGGAAAAGATCATCCTCAAACCCAATGAAAAAATAGTAGTCGCCAACAGGGATACTTTCCTGTCTGTGAGCAATGGCCCCCGCTCACAAAAAGCAAGCCTGGAACCCCTGGTGGCTATAAAGCACCTGACCTATCAGAAAGAGGATAGCTCCATTGTAGAAACTTCCTGGCTCGATAATAAGCTGGTATTTGAAGATGAAGCTTTCAAAGACCTCGCGCTGAAAATGGAACGCTGGTATGGCGTGTCCATCATTTTTAAAGAAGAGAAAACGGCCACGATGCGCTTTACCGGGGCATTTGAGAGCGAAACGATAGAAGATGCGATGCGGGCGCTCAAAATAACCGCTACTGTCAACGCCAATACATTCAATTATACATTTCAGGGCAAAACAATTATCATATCCCGATAA